The region TCCCCAGGCCTGTTAGGTACCAAGTCTAGTTGATTTTGACATCATTTAAATGGCACCTGTCTGTTTCTCTGCCTTTACTGACATTACCTGAGGCCATGCCACTATGTCTCCTTTAGGTCCTCAGTAatattttctctgaccttcttaaATCTTTCATTTTCTGACCCACTACCTCAAGCTCTTGCCTACTTTAGGGCTTCACACCTGCTATTCCTTGCCAAGaaagtttctttcctgtctgttcttCCTCTGGCTGATCTCTGCTCATCTTTGAATCCTCAGCCTACATGTTGCTCATCGAGGTGACCTCCCCTGCACTCACCCAGTCTGGTTAAATTAGACCAGGGCTGCTTTCTCAACCTCtgcactgctgacattttagaCCAGGTAATTCTTTTTGTAAGGGGCTGTCTTGTTCATGGCAGTATCCCTTGCCCTACCCAGTAGATGCCAgcagcaccccccccccacaaGTCGTGACAACCAAAACTGTCTCCAAACATTGCCAGATGTCTCCTGGGGGGCAAAGTCACCCCCTGTGAGAACACTGTTTTAGACCTtcccattttatatttttacGGCAACTTGTAGGGTTTCTTCCTGGAATTTGCCAGAATTGTAATGGTGTAGTTGAGCAGTTTTACTGTTTAGTGTCTGCCTAATCCAAAAGGGCAGTGTCTGTGCTTGTTCACTGACAGCATCTAGTTCAGCGTTGGGCTTATTATCAACGctgagtaaatgtttgttgactgtTAAAAGATGGAGATTGCCGGTCAGCAGTGGTGTGAGGGGCTGTTGCTGGTCTCTCAGGTAAAAGCACCAACCTTGCTATGGTGGCGAGGGTTTGTGAACTCTTTAGAAAGGGAAATCCACAGGACTTGGAGACAGATAAGAAGTGAGAGGTTGAGAGAGGAGCAAGCAGGGGGCTTCCAGGTTTCTGACTGGAGGATGGGCAGAGGGTTTGATGGGCACTGGGATGAGGAGCACTGAGAGAATTTGGGGTGGATGTCAGTGGAGTGGCAGGTGCCTGCAGGAAAACCAGGAGGCAGCTGGGTGCTCGGTTTTAGAGCTATTTGGGTTGAGGATGAGGCTGTCCAGAAAGTCTGTGCATGAGTAAAGCCTGTGGGAACACTAGTACTTGGAGCAGATGCATCCGGGAAAGGCTAAGGAGCAAAGCAAGGAGCGCGCATGTCAGGAAGCAATAAATGACGTTTCTGTAGTCTATATTTGTTGTGTTTCTGCCATGTGCCAGACTCGGTCTCAGCCCTGGATGTCTCTtacctcctcccttcctcctgatATCCCTTTCTGTTGTTGCTGCTCTGGGGCTCTCAGAGCCAAGGCTGCCATACCCCAGAAGGGGGGCTCACACAGTGGGCCAATGGCAGGGCCAGGACTCAAGCCCAAGCCTCTGCCAAGACCAAAGTGTGGGCTGTCTCTCCTTGGTCTTCCCATTGATATTGAACATACGCACCCCTTCTCAGATATAGGGAGAGGCTTCTGAAAATCAGGAGGGGTGTGGCCATTGACCTGAGGGTGGAAAGGTTGCCTTAGCAGGACAACCTTCCTCCcagtggaggagagaggaggaaggaggatGAATGGAGAGGTAGATGGGGCCACCTGGGGACTAAAGCTGAGGGGGTTGCAGTCTGAAGCATGAGAGGAGGTAGATAAAGAGGAGGCTAAGAGTTTAAGGAATTCACAGTTGAATTGAACTGGAGCCTCTGACAAAGGGAGCAGAAAGCCAGCACTGAAAATCTGGCTGAAACTGAGACCAAGGATTTCTCGAGGTTCACGCCTGTGGGATCACGTGTCCTAACACATTAACAGGTTACATGTTGATAGGTCCCTTCCCCACAGGTCACCAGCATTAGGTGGGAGGTTCTGATGCGGCTCTTTGCCTCTGTCTAGGTGAGGGTCCGGACGTCCTGGTATACAGCTTGGACTTTGGTGGGCATCTGCGGATGATGAAGCGAGTACAGAACCTGCTTGGCCACTATCTTATCCATGGGTTCCGGGTGCGGTCAGAGCCCGGTGGAGACTTGGAGTCACAGGCCACAGTGGCTGTGTTTGGGAGCAAGGGGCTCCGAGTTGTGAAAGTTAGCTGGGGGCAGGGCCGCTTCCGGGAGGTCTGGCGCTCTGGCCTGTGGAGCATGTCCGACTGGATCTGGGATACATGCTGGTTGGAGGAGAATGTGGCCGTAGCTCTGGGCCACAACTCAGTGGTGCTCTACGACCCCATGGTAGGACGTACCCTGCAGGAGGTGCCCTGCACAGATAGGTGTACCCTCTCCTCAGCCTGCCTGATTGGAAACACTTGGAAGGAGCTGACCATGGTGGCGGGTGCCATTTCCAACGAGCTCCTGGTCTGGTACCCAGCAACCACGTCAGAAATCGAGCCTGTGGCACCTGACCGGCGGGTCAGTGGGCATGTGGGTGTCATCTTCAGCATGTCGTACCTGGAAAGCAAGGGCTTGCTGGCCACAGCTTCAGAAGACCGAAGTGTCCGCATCTGGAAGGTGGGCGACCTCCGGGTGCCTGGGGGTCGAGTGCAAAATATTGGGCACTGTTTTGGGCACAGTGCCCGTGTGTGGCAGGTCAAGCTCCTGGAGAATTACCTTATCAGCGCAGGAGAAGACTGCGTTTGCCTGGTTTGGAGCCACGAAGGTGAGATCCTCCAGGCCTTTCGGGGCCATCAGGGCCGTGGGATCCGGGCCTTAGCTGCCCACGAGCAGCAGGCCTGGGTCATCACCGGGGGTGATGACTCAGGTATCCGGCTGTGGCACCTGGTAGGCCGTGGGTACCCAGGCTCGGGGGTTTCAGCTCTCTGTTTTAAGTCCCGTAGCAGGGCAGGCACCCTCAAGGCCGTAACACTGGCTGGCTCTTGGCGAGTATTGGCAGTGACTGACAAAGGGTCTCTGTACCTCTATGATCTCGAGGTCAAGTGCTGGGAGCAGCTCCTGGAGGACAAGCGCTTCCAGTCCTATTGCCTCCTGGAAGCAGCTCCTGGACCTGAGGGCTTCGGGCTGTGTGCTATGGCCAACGGGGAGGGTCGTGTCAAGGTTGTCCCCATCAACACTCCAACTGCTGCCGTGGACCTGACCCTGTTCCAGGGGAAGGTGCACAGCCTGAGTTGGGCCCTGCGTGGCTATGAGGAGCTCCTGTTGCTGGCATCGGGCCCTAGTGGAGTGGTCACTTGTCTGGAGATCTCAGCTGCACCCTCTGGCAAGGCCATCTTTGTCAAGGAACGTTGTCGCTACCTGCTTCCCCCAAGCAAGCAGAGGTGGCACACGTGCAGTGCCTTCCTGCCCCCAGGAGACTTCCTGGTATTCGGGGATCGCCGGGGCTCCGTGCTGCTGTTCCCTTCCAGACCAGGTCTGCTCAAGGCCACTGGGGTTGGAGgcaaggctggggctgggggactTGGCGTGAGTGGTTGCAGTGGTGGGGGAAGGAGCACCTCGGCTGAGTTGGGCCCTGTGTCCACACTCCCTTCCCTGCATGGGAAACAGGGCGTGACCTCTGTCACCTGTCATGGTGGTTACGTGTATACCACAGGGCGCGACGGCGCCTACTACCAGCTCTTTGTGCGAGGCGGCCAGCTCCAGCCAGTCCTACGGCAGAAGTCCTGTCGAGGCATGAACTGGCTGGCTGGGCTCCGCATGGTGGCCGATGGGAGCATGGTTATCCTGGGTTTCCATGCCAATGAGTTTGTGGTATGGAGCCCCCGGTCACACGAGAAGCTGCACATCATCAGCTGTGGTGGAGGACACCGCTCCTGGGCCTTCTCGGATACCGAGGCTGCTGTGGCCTTTGCCTACCTCAAGGATGGGGACGTCATGCTGTATCGGGCCCTGGGTGGCTGTACCAGGCCACATGTAATTCTCCGGGAGGGTCTGCATGGCCGAGAGATCACCTGTGTAAAACGTGTGGGCACCATCACCCTGGGGCCTGAATTTGAGGTGCCCAACCTTGTGCAACCTGACCACCTGGAGCCTGGCAGCAAGGGGCCTGGCCTGATCGACATCATGATCACAGGCAGTGAAGACACTACCGTCTGTGTGCTGGCACTCCCCACGGCCACGGGTGCGGCCCACGCGCTCACAGCAGTTGGCAACCATATCTCGTCGGTGCGTGCGGTGGCCGTGTGGGGCCCCGGCACCCCAGGTGGCCCTCAGGATTCTCGGCCAGGCCTGACTGCCTATGTGGTGTCTGCCGGGGGCCGGGCTGAGATGCAGTGTTTCAGCATCATGGTCACACCAGACCCTGGCACCCCAAGCCGCCTTGCGTGCCACATCATGCACCTCTCATCGCATCGGCTAGATGAGTACTGGGATCGGCAGCGCAATCGGCACCAGATGGTCAAGGTGGACCCAGAGACCAGGTGGCGTGGAGCGTAGGGTGGGGTCATGCAGGGCAAGCCCCATGCCATGCAGCTGCCCCTAGGCTCAAAGGCCCTACCTGATGGCTGTGTGTTGTTGCTGCAGGTACATGTCCCTGGCTGTGTGTGAGCCTGACCGGCCTGGCCCTGGCCCCCTCGTGGCTGCAGCCTGTAGTGATGGGGCAGTGAGGTGAGAGCATAGggcccaggggctgggggaagagggACGAGGTTGTCCAGATTGAGTTCTAAGCTGGGCTGCCCCCTGCCTCCCCAGGCTCTTTGTCTTACAGGACTCAGGGCGGCGGCTTCAGCTGCTTGCCGAAACCTTCCACCACAAGCGGTGTGTACTCAAGGTTCACTCCTTCACACATGAGACACCCAGCCGGCGGCGGTGAGCGGGGCTGGGTGAGGGTCCTGGGAGCGGGGCTCTTGTCCTCCATCCCCCTCATTAACCTGGCTGCCCTTTCTTGGCTCCTAGGAGGCTGCTTCTGTGCAGTGCAGCCACCGATGGCAGCCTGGCCTTCTGGGACCTCACCACCGTGCTAGACCATGGTTCCACTGCCCTAGAGCCACCAGCAGAGCCTGGGCTTCCCTCCCGTGAGTAGCTGGTGTGCACTGCACTGCCCTTCTCCACCCTACCCCTTTACCTTCACCCATGTAGCAGGCTGAGTCGTGAAAAGCAttttcttcccccagagctggggaCCCCCTGCCTCACTCTCCAGGCCCACAGCTGCGGTATCAACAGCCTGCACACCTTGCCCACGTGTGAGGGCCACCATCTTGTGGCCAGTGGCAGTGAAGATGGCTCTCTCCATGTCTTTGTGCTTGCCGTGGAGGTGCCAGAGCTGGAAGAGGCTGCTGGGGAGGCTGAGCTGAGACCTCAGCTGCGTGTGCTAGAGGAATACTCTGTTCCTTGTGCACATGCTGCGCATGTGACAGGTCTCAAGATTCTGAGCCCAAACCTCATGGTCTCAGCCTCCATCGACCAGCGGTTGACCTTCTGGCGTTTGGGGCACGGTGAGCCCACCTTCATGAACAGTGCTGTGTACCATGTACCAGATGTGGCTGACATGGACTGTTGGCCTGTGAGCCCTGAGTTTGGTCACCGCTGTGCTCTTGGGGGCCAGGGACTTGAGGTTTACAACTGGTATGACTGAGATGTCTCGTGGTGGCAGGCATGCTGGGCGTGGAGCCTGCTCGCAGACAGAGTGGAACAGTGAGTGAGCATGCCCGTGCCCAGCGTGCCTTGAGAGGAGGCAGAGGCAGCTTCGAGCTCCTGACTTCAGAACAGGAGCTGGGGTGAGGAAAGTGCTACCTGCCAGACCGAGGACGCACCCACCCCCACACTCCACAGTAGGACACAGCTTTACAACAGAACAATTTTATTTTGCATCCAGGCCCCTAACAAAATCTGTggggctgtttttttttcccccagtcgaTGACTTTGTGACATTAGGGCCTTGTTGCTTCAGATGTGGTTCAGTGGAGGGAGGCCCAGCATGGCCAGGCCAGCGTGCAGCACTGCACGCACGGCCCGCAGAAGCTGCAGGCGAGCAAACATCTGACCAAAGAGGTGCGGTCGGGGCTCCTGGAGGAGAAGAGGCCTGCTGCTCTCATCCTCTGCTGCCCCTGCCTTCACCCCTCCTGTGCCTCCCATGCACCCCCTTTTGCTGTGTGCTTACCCCTAGGATGTGTATGCGGTTGTAGTACGAGCTGAAATCCATGCTGAGCTGCACCAGGAATTTGCACACCTGGTGACAGAAACAAGTCACTGGCCTGTCCCTCAGCACTCTTGTGCCCCAGCCCAGAATAAAGAATAGAGCGTATAGTGTCTCTCCTGGTTTCCACCTCACCATCTCCGTGCGTGCAGTGATGTGGAGCCCCGGGGCTGTGTAAGCCAGAGCTGCTGTCTGGCTCAGCAGGTCAGGGAACGGGAGGATACTGTTGAAGAGCAGCAGCCACTCACCCTGTGGGAGAGAAGGGTGCTGGGAGGGAAAGGCCAAGCCTCCTGCTTGTGCCGACTCTCCAGGTGGGGCACTCACCTCATCATGGAGCAGTGAGAAGTCCAGGCTACTCACAGGTGGAAATGTGGGGTACAGACCTTGTTCCATGCTGTGCTTGTAACTCTCAAAGAGTGTGGCAAGGCGGGCACAATTATACATGACAAAGGTGCCACTCTTGGTGCCCTTTGTGGAAACACTGTTGTCGGCCAGGGTCAGGAGGAGCTGGAGGACAGAGGCACGGCTGCAGAGAAGGAGGGTAGCCGCCATACCCTGTCCCCCCAGCTCTGGCCCCATGGGGCACCCAGGCTCACCTGACTCTGTGGGGCTGTGCTGAGCATCTCAAATTTGATGGTAGCCACAGAGAGAATCCCGAAGATCTCTGTCCAGGCTGGGTCTGAGGGAGCAGAGCTCAGTCAGTCACTCTGCAGGTAGGGAACAAGGGACGGGGTACAAATGACTTGTTCCTATCCCAGAGCACAGCCAGAGTCTCCCAGGCGCACCTTGTGCCAAATCCCCGCCATGCTTGACTGCtgaagccttgcatacctgggcaAGCCGGAGCCTGTATTTTGAAAAGAGAGACAGTGGGTAGGGTCCCAGTGAAGACCCACCCGCCTTCCCGCACCTCAGCTATCCGGGTTCAGCGTGGCTTTCCTTCCGGCGTCACTCACTCGTAGTACTTGGGGGCAGTCAGGGTACCAGGTCCACCAGCTACTTTCACTGGGCCACAGACCAAGTGCTTCTGTCAGGAAGATGGCAGAGGTTCAGCCTAGCTGGCACTATCCTCCAGCAATAAGTCCCTCAAGGGACCCAAATCTGGTGCTCTGCTCCACCAGGACCTCCCCAGCCTGTCACTACCTGGCTTAATACCTCCAATCAAATCTCAAGTCCAGCCCCTTAGGACACAGTCCAGACTCCTCAACCTATTCAAGGTTCTCTGGGATGTGCCTCCAGATCCCACCACCTCCTGTGCCTCTCTACCTGCTAAACATGCATGCTATTCACCAAATCCAGTGTTTCCCTCCAGATCAAGTGTCATCTTCTGGACCCACTGGCTCTCAGGCTCCTTGAGCTTTCAAGGGCCCTTTGAAGCTGGATGGTGAGCTCCACCATTACTGACCTACCTGTCTGAGAGGAGCCTGGTCATCCAACTTGTGCCAAAGCAGGTCTAACTTCTGCTGCTGGAACTCCTCCTCGCAGCTTACCACGTGCACAACAATGCAGTTGTCTGTACCTGAATCTGGGGTCCCAGCCTACAGGGAAGGAAGACAGTCACTTTGGGGACACAGGACACCTGGCTTGTGAGAGGCCTACAGGGCAGAAGAGTCGCTAACCAGGCCTGAGGAGCTGTCCTCGGGCCAGTTCTGCACAGCCTCCTGCAGCTCAGCCAGGGAGGAGAGAAGATCCTCAGTCACTGCAAAGACAGACAGGTGTTGAGGCTGGCCGGGAGTGCAGCAGTCCCCGCCTTCTTCCTGGCCCTGCTACGTTCCAGGTCCTACCCAGACAGCTGTCTAGGTTGGGGTCATAGCCGGCTGAACGCCCCTGCTCTTCCACCAGCTCCTTCAGGCACACTCTGCCCAGGATGCCAGGGGGCAGGGCCTCCCCATCTTGGGCAGAAGTAAGCTCAGCAAGAGCGCGGCTCCTCAGGGCTTCGGTCGCGGCACTCTCCGAGGCAGCGGGCCATTCCACTCGCAGTTGCTGCAGGAAGGTCCGCATGTGCGGGTCCCGCGCAGCGGGCACCAGGCGCACACTCACTCTGTGAAGCAAGGGAGGCCACCTCAGCCGGCGCAAGCAGCCCAGCTCCCCCGACTTCCCGCTCCTAGCGTCCATCCCCGAAGGCAGCGCCGCTCTAGGCCCCTAGAGATCCTGCCTCCTCCATTTGGGCTCCGCGCCCCGGCTCACCCGCGAGAGCGCAGAGCTCGCGCTAGATGATCGGCTACGAGAACAGCACGCAGCTGGCTCAGGCGGAGGGTGCAGGGGGCGCCGCGCAGCGCCGCGCAGTGCAAGACGACGCGCGGACCTGACGAGGCGGGCGCGGCAGGCGCGGCGTAGGCGGCCACGGAGCCGAGGACGTGCTCGAAGACAGCGGGCCGCCGCAGCTGGAGCGCCAGGCCGGCGGGGGTGGGCGCGCAGCGCAGTACCGGGGCCACACCGGGGCCCTGCAGGCCGGCGACAGCAGTGACCACGGGCTCTGGCACCTGCAGGTAAAACAGCGGGTGAGCGGGTCCCGGAGCCCCCACTACCCGTGGCCTCAAGTCCCCGCCCGACTTGCGCTCACCTGCTCGTCTCCGAAGCGCGCCTGTAGTGCGCGCCGTGGCGCCAGGAAGTCTCGGGCGCGCAGGTGGCGGGCGCGCGTCTCCTTGAACCACACGGGACCGCCGGGTCCCAGGGCAGCATTAAGAGCCCCCAACATCTCCCCAACTCCGAGGCGCCCCGTCGCCATGGCGACCGGAAAGGAGCAAGCGGAACCGGAAGCGAAGTGTCAAGAGGCCGAATTTCCGGGAGGGGAGATTGGCCCAGCACAATCCCAGAAGAGACAGGTGCGTCCGAGTGGGCTGTGCTGGCCGCTTCCGACCCGTCTTCCCAGAGCTCCCTGCGCGGGGCCCACCTTCCTTACCGAATTCCGCCTGGGCCCAGGGTGCCTTCACCGTGGCCTCGTATTAGCAATTAGGAAAAGCATCCTTGGGACCCAATCAGTAGGGGCTCAAACCGGATCCCTGTTCTCCTCGTCGAGGTCTCACATCTCAGtatttgtgagatgtttcattttccccattttactcgATTAAAATGTCAAACGTTTCAAATGGGTTGTCACTGGCATATCTAACATTAAAGCCACCTTCataagctactaagaaaaatctcattaaaaaaagtgtTCTTTCAGGTTTTTTGCAAGCATTTCCTTGTTATGAATCTTTATTCCGGATAAATGCCCATAGATAAAATTTCCGATTTTCTCCTCTTGAAATGTAGGCGGTTTGAACCATCATTATGGGCGTTTCCAGAATTACCAGCTTTTAATACTTCTCCTTAAAACTGCTATACTTTAAATAGTAATCCTCCCGCTTCCTGTTTTAGGCAGCGAGCCATTATGGGGGCAACAATAACACTGAGAAGACCCAGCTAAAAGATAGCCCTCAACTGGAAGCATCCCTCTGCTCTACCAGCAGGAAGGCTCTTTCCTTTGTACCACGAAGGCTCCCAAATGCTTTCATTTCTATGTAACAACTCCCccggttttctttcttttttgatagaGATGAGGCCCCACTCAGCAAAGAGCGCTGGTGCCGTCGTTATGCCCAGAGCTCAGAGACGAGGggaccccagaggcaggaaaagcCTGGCAAAGCTCCTTTCCGGACCAGGGCTGCGAAGCCCTGCTGGGAGGCGCCAAAAGAGCACTGGGCGGACACGACATTCCCGATGGCTTCTTGGGTGCCCACTCAACGGGAGTGATCGTGTCATTCCAAAGCGCTTTCCATGCTGCAGGCTCCCGATCCCGGGGGCAGCTGCTAGCAGGGTTATGGGGCTGAGGGGAGCTGGGGACTTCAGCTTCTCTGGGCACATGAAGACGGTTGGGGTGGTTTTTCCCCAGGAAGTGAAGCGCTATCTTTAGCGAGCTGCGGCGGCCCTGTGGGACTCACCGCCATTGCAGCGCTACCCAGAGGCCCTGGGCCTGCCCTCCCCCGCCAGTGCTCTCCGGGGTTCCAGAAAGAACCACCAGTCCTAGCTCTCCCGCGTCTATACCCGTCACCATCAGCCTGAGGGCGCACTTGACGGGGGGAGACCAGAGCGGCCCGGCAAAGTATATCTGGGGGTCACGACTAGCCCACCCCATCTGGGCCAAGACGCTGCTCAGGCAGGAGAGCAGGGAACGAAATCCAAGCGCAGCTGGAATGCTCTGGAGACAACAGCTGCTTTTGGGATTCCGTTGCCCGCTGTCCCGCCGTGGGGGGAGGGAGCTCCTGCCCCCAGGTCCCTCGCCTTCGTGCCACACCAGAATCCCCTATTCCTAATCCCGGGGGGGGGGGTGCGGGCCTCCCCTGGGACCGGGTCCCCATCCGGATTAAAT is a window of Elephas maximus indicus isolate mEleMax1 chromosome 20, mEleMax1 primary haplotype, whole genome shotgun sequence DNA encoding:
- the DALRD3 gene encoding DALR anticodon-binding domain-containing protein 3 isoform X1, whose amino-acid sequence is MATGRLGVGEMLGALNAALGPGGPVWFKETRARHLRARDFLAPRRALQARFGDEQVPEPVVTAVAGLQGPGVAPVLRCAPTPAGLALQLRRPAVFEHVLGSVAAYAAPAAPASSGPRVVLHCAALRGAPCTLRLSQLRAVLVADHLARALRSRGVSVRLVPAARDPHMRTFLQQLRVEWPAASESAATEALRSRALAELTSAQDGEALPPGILGRVCLKELVEEQGRSAGYDPNLDSCLVTEDLLSSLAELQEAVQNWPEDSSSGLAGTPDSGTDNCIVVHVVSCEEEFQQQKLDLLWHKLDDQAPLRQKHLVCGPVKVAGGPGTLTAPKYYELRLAQVCKASAVKHGGDLAQDPAWTEIFGILSVATIKFEMLSTAPQSQLLLTLADNSVSTKGTKSGTFVMYNCARLATLFESYKHSMEQGLYPTFPPVSSLDFSLLHDEVSAPPGESAQAGGLAFPSQHPSLPQGEWLLLFNSILPFPDLLSQTAALAYTAPGLHITARTEMVCKFLVQLSMDFSSYYNRIHILGEPRPHLFGQMFARLQLLRAVRAVLHAGLAMLGLPPLNHI
- the WDR6 gene encoding WD repeat-containing protein 6 isoform X2, whose product is MDAREDYVWPRATSELILLPVTGLECVGDRLLAGEGPDVLVYSLDFGGHLRMMKRVQNLLGHYLIHGFRVRSEPGGDLESQATVAVFGSKGLRVVKVSWGQGRFREVWRSGLWSMSDWIWDTCWLEENVAVALGHNSVVLYDPMVGRTLQEVPCTDRCTLSSACLIGNTWKELTMVAGAISNELLVWYPATTSEIEPVAPDRRVSGHVGVIFSMSYLESKGLLATASEDRSVRIWKVGDLRVPGGRVQNIGHCFGHSARVWQVKLLENYLISAGEDCVCLVWSHEGEILQAFRGHQGRGIRALAAHEQQAWVITGGDDSGIRLWHLVGRGYPGSGVSALCFKSRSRAGTLKAVTLAGSWRVLAVTDKGSLYLYDLEVKCWEQLLEDKRFQSYCLLEAAPGPEGFGLCAMANGEGRVKVVPINTPTAAVDLTLFQGKVHSLSWALRGYEELLLLASGPSGVVTCLEISAAPSGKAIFVKERCRYLLPPSKQRWHTCSAFLPPGDFLVFGDRRGSVLLFPSRPGLLKATGVGGKAGAGGLGVSGCSGGGRSTSAELGPVSTLPSLHGKQGVTSVTCHGGYVYTTGRDGAYYQLFVRGGQLQPVLRQKSCRGMNWLAGLRMVADGSMVILGFHANEFVVWSPRSHEKLHIISCGGGHRSWAFSDTEAAVAFAYLKDGDVMLYRALGGCTRPHVILREGLHGREITCVKRVGTITLGPEFEVPNLVQPDHLEPGSKGPGLIDIMITGSEDTTVCVLALPTATGAAHALTAVGNHISSVRAVAVWGPGTPGGPQDSRPGLTAYVVSAGGRAEMQCFSIMVTPDPGTPSRLACHIMHLSSHRLDEYWDRQRNRHQMVKVDPETRYMSLAVCEPDRPGPGPLVAAACSDGAVRLFVLQDSGRRLQLLAETFHHKRCVLKVHSFTHETPSRRRRLLLCSAATDGSLAFWDLTTVLDHGSTALEPPAEPGLPSQLGTPCLTLQAHSCGINSLHTLPTCEGHHLVASGSEDGSLHVFVLAVEVPELEEAAGEAELRPQLRVLEEYSVPCAHAAHVTGLKILSPNLMVSASIDQRLTFWRLGHGEPTFMNSAVYHVPDVADMDCWPVSPEFGHRCALGGQGLEVYNWYD
- the DALRD3 gene encoding DALR anticodon-binding domain-containing protein 3 isoform X2, which codes for MATGRLGVGEMLGALNAALGPGGPVWFKETRARHLRARDFLAPRRALQARFGDEQVPEPVVTAVAGLQGPGVAPVLRCAPTPAGLALQLRRPAVFEHVLGSVAAYAAPAAPASSGPRVVLHCAALRGAPCTLRLSQLRAVLVADHLARALRSRGVSVRLVPAARDPHMRTFLQQLRVEWPAASESAATEALRSRALAELTSAQDGEALPPGILGRVCLKELVEEQGRSAGYDPNLDSCLVTEDLLSSLAELQEAVQNWPEDSSSGLAGTPDSGTDNCIVVHVVSCEEEFQQQKLDLLWHKLDDQAPLRQKHLVCGPVKVAGGPGTLTAPKYYELRLAQVCKASAVKHGGDLAQDPAWTEIFGILSVATIKFEMLSTAPQSQLLLTLADNSVSTKGTKSGTFVMYNCARLATLFESYKHSMEQGLYPTFPPVSSLDFSLLHDEGEWLLLFNSILPFPDLLSQTAALAYTAPGLHITARTEMVCKFLVQLSMDFSSYYNRIHILGEPRPHLFGQMFARLQLLRAVRAVLHAGLAMLGLPPLNHI
- the WDR6 gene encoding WD repeat-containing protein 6 isoform X1 → MDAREDYVWPRATSELILLPVTGLECVGDRLLAADQDKAGAAAGKCGITGPFRGRGPWLLRGGEGPDVLVYSLDFGGHLRMMKRVQNLLGHYLIHGFRVRSEPGGDLESQATVAVFGSKGLRVVKVSWGQGRFREVWRSGLWSMSDWIWDTCWLEENVAVALGHNSVVLYDPMVGRTLQEVPCTDRCTLSSACLIGNTWKELTMVAGAISNELLVWYPATTSEIEPVAPDRRVSGHVGVIFSMSYLESKGLLATASEDRSVRIWKVGDLRVPGGRVQNIGHCFGHSARVWQVKLLENYLISAGEDCVCLVWSHEGEILQAFRGHQGRGIRALAAHEQQAWVITGGDDSGIRLWHLVGRGYPGSGVSALCFKSRSRAGTLKAVTLAGSWRVLAVTDKGSLYLYDLEVKCWEQLLEDKRFQSYCLLEAAPGPEGFGLCAMANGEGRVKVVPINTPTAAVDLTLFQGKVHSLSWALRGYEELLLLASGPSGVVTCLEISAAPSGKAIFVKERCRYLLPPSKQRWHTCSAFLPPGDFLVFGDRRGSVLLFPSRPGLLKATGVGGKAGAGGLGVSGCSGGGRSTSAELGPVSTLPSLHGKQGVTSVTCHGGYVYTTGRDGAYYQLFVRGGQLQPVLRQKSCRGMNWLAGLRMVADGSMVILGFHANEFVVWSPRSHEKLHIISCGGGHRSWAFSDTEAAVAFAYLKDGDVMLYRALGGCTRPHVILREGLHGREITCVKRVGTITLGPEFEVPNLVQPDHLEPGSKGPGLIDIMITGSEDTTVCVLALPTATGAAHALTAVGNHISSVRAVAVWGPGTPGGPQDSRPGLTAYVVSAGGRAEMQCFSIMVTPDPGTPSRLACHIMHLSSHRLDEYWDRQRNRHQMVKVDPETRYMSLAVCEPDRPGPGPLVAAACSDGAVRLFVLQDSGRRLQLLAETFHHKRCVLKVHSFTHETPSRRRRLLLCSAATDGSLAFWDLTTVLDHGSTALEPPAEPGLPSQLGTPCLTLQAHSCGINSLHTLPTCEGHHLVASGSEDGSLHVFVLAVEVPELEEAAGEAELRPQLRVLEEYSVPCAHAAHVTGLKILSPNLMVSASIDQRLTFWRLGHGEPTFMNSAVYHVPDVADMDCWPVSPEFGHRCALGGQGLEVYNWYD
- the WDR6 gene encoding WD repeat-containing protein 6 isoform X3 is translated as MPKPENLLDSPGLLGEGPDVLVYSLDFGGHLRMMKRVQNLLGHYLIHGFRVRSEPGGDLESQATVAVFGSKGLRVVKVSWGQGRFREVWRSGLWSMSDWIWDTCWLEENVAVALGHNSVVLYDPMVGRTLQEVPCTDRCTLSSACLIGNTWKELTMVAGAISNELLVWYPATTSEIEPVAPDRRVSGHVGVIFSMSYLESKGLLATASEDRSVRIWKVGDLRVPGGRVQNIGHCFGHSARVWQVKLLENYLISAGEDCVCLVWSHEGEILQAFRGHQGRGIRALAAHEQQAWVITGGDDSGIRLWHLVGRGYPGSGVSALCFKSRSRAGTLKAVTLAGSWRVLAVTDKGSLYLYDLEVKCWEQLLEDKRFQSYCLLEAAPGPEGFGLCAMANGEGRVKVVPINTPTAAVDLTLFQGKVHSLSWALRGYEELLLLASGPSGVVTCLEISAAPSGKAIFVKERCRYLLPPSKQRWHTCSAFLPPGDFLVFGDRRGSVLLFPSRPGLLKATGVGGKAGAGGLGVSGCSGGGRSTSAELGPVSTLPSLHGKQGVTSVTCHGGYVYTTGRDGAYYQLFVRGGQLQPVLRQKSCRGMNWLAGLRMVADGSMVILGFHANEFVVWSPRSHEKLHIISCGGGHRSWAFSDTEAAVAFAYLKDGDVMLYRALGGCTRPHVILREGLHGREITCVKRVGTITLGPEFEVPNLVQPDHLEPGSKGPGLIDIMITGSEDTTVCVLALPTATGAAHALTAVGNHISSVRAVAVWGPGTPGGPQDSRPGLTAYVVSAGGRAEMQCFSIMVTPDPGTPSRLACHIMHLSSHRLDEYWDRQRNRHQMVKVDPETRYMSLAVCEPDRPGPGPLVAAACSDGAVRLFVLQDSGRRLQLLAETFHHKRCVLKVHSFTHETPSRRRRLLLCSAATDGSLAFWDLTTVLDHGSTALEPPAEPGLPSQLGTPCLTLQAHSCGINSLHTLPTCEGHHLVASGSEDGSLHVFVLAVEVPELEEAAGEAELRPQLRVLEEYSVPCAHAAHVTGLKILSPNLMVSASIDQRLTFWRLGHGEPTFMNSAVYHVPDVADMDCWPVSPEFGHRCALGGQGLEVYNWYD